The DNA region TCGATCAACTGCTGGAGGTGCCCACCCGAGTTGTAGGTCGGGACCACCACACTTACCTTGACCTCGCCCGTCATGGCTCACCACTACCCATCGTGGCCGTCGGAAGACCGATTGGTGAGCTTCAGTCTGTACCAGACAGTCGATCTTTCCAGGGCGGGGTGGGTGCACGACCCTCCGGCGATCGCGCCGGATGCGGCGCCTCCCTAGGGGAGTCGCCGGAAGCAGGATCAGGGAAATCCGGGGCGTGTACCGGACAGATTACGTTGGCCTCCGTCTCTAGGCTGTCGACGTGACACTGATCGAAACCGAGTCGTTGACCAAGGTCTACGGCGGTGGGGTGACCGCGCTGTCGGAACTGACAGTCACGGTCCAGCCGGGAATCGTCGGTCTCGTCGGGGCCAACGGTGCCGGCAAGTCGACTCTGATCAAGCTCCTGCTCGGCCTGCTCACTCCGACCCGAGGCCGGGTCCGGGTGCTGGGCATGGACCCGACCACCGACCCGGCGGGGGTCCGCGCCCGGGTCGGCTACATGCCGGAGCACGACTGCCTGCCACCTGACCTGTCCGCCGCCGAACTGGTCACCCATCTCGGGCAGATCAGCGGCCTACCGCGCACCGCCGCCCGGGAACGGGCCTCCGAGGCGCTGCGGCACGTCGGGCTGCACGAGGAACGCCATCGTCCGGTGGGGGGCTACTCCACCGGCATGAAGCAGCGGGTGAAGCTCGCTCAGGCCCTGGTGCACGACCCCGACCTGCTGCTGCTCGACGAGCCCACCAACGGCCTCGACCCGGCCGGCCGGGACGCCATGCTGGCCCTGGTGCACCGGATCGGCACGGAGTTCGGCATCTCCGTACTGGTCTGCTCCCACCTGCTCGGCGAGGTCGAGCGGATCTGCGACACCCTGGTCGCCATCGACGGCGGACGGCTGCTGCGCGCCGACCACATCGCCGCGATGACCTCGACCACGGATGTGCTCGCCGTCGAGGTCAGCGAGGGCACCGAGGCCCTGGCCACCCGACTGGCCGCCCTGGACCTGCCGGTCAGCCGGGAGGGGCGGCTGCTGCTCGTCCCCCTGGCCGACCAGCAGACGTACGACCTCATCATCGGTGCGGTCGCCGACCTGGACCTGCCGCTGCACCGGCTGGACCAGCGCCGGCACCGGGTGGCCGAGCTCTTCGCCCGGAGGGAGGGCAGCCATGTCTGAACCGACCGGGGTCATCCACGACATCGGCTACCAGCGCTACACCGGCCCACGACTGGGCCGCCGACACGTCTTCGGCGCGCTGTACCGCCACGGGGTGCGGACCACCTTCGGGCTGGGCCGCAGCGCCAAGGCCAAGATCTTCCCCTGGCTGGTGGTCGGCATCGTCCTGATGGTGGCCGCCTCGCTGACCGCGATCAGCAGCCAGATCGGCCAGTCCCTGATGACGTACGCCCAGTTCGCGGACTCGATGAGCTGGCTGGTCATCTTCTTCGTCGCGGTGGCCGCGCCCGAACTGGTCTCCCGGGACCTGCGCAGCGGGGTGCTCCCGCTGTACTTCTCCCGGCCCCTGCCGACGGCCGACTACCCGTTGGCCAAGCTGCTGGCGCTGGTCACCGCCCTCTGGCTGCTGCTAGGTGCGCCGCAACTGCTGATGTTCCTCGGTGCCGCCTTCACCAGCGACGGCATGGGCGCGGTCTGGGACGAGCTGCTGGACCTGCTGCCCGGCCTGCTCTACGCCGGGTTGTGGGCGGTGGTCTTCGCCTCGGTGGGCCTGCTGATCGCCTCGCTGACCGGCAAGCGGGCCTTCGCCGCCGGTGGCATCGTCGCCGTGTTCCTGATGACCACCCCGATCGTCGGGGTCCTGTCGATCCTGCCCTCGCAGGCCGCCAACCAACTGGCCGGCATCGCCTCGCCGTCCACCCTGGTGCAGGGGGTCGGGATCTGGACCATGGGCGACCAACTGATCACCGAGGGGGAAGGCGGCCCGGACCTGGGATCCTTCGGCCCGGTGTACGCCCTGGTCGCCGTCGCCCTGGTCGCCGCCGGGGTCGCCCTGCTGCTGGCCCGCTACCGGAAGGTGGCCGCCCGATGACCACGACCAGTAATCCCGCCCCGGCCACCACCAGCACCCTCGACCTGGCCGGGGTGTCCCGCTGGTACGGCAACGTGGTGGCGGTCAACGACGTGAGCATGAGCCTGGGGCCGGGGGTGACCGGGCTGCTCGGGCCCAACGGCGCGGGCAAGACCACCCTGCTGCACATGATGGCCGGGTTCCTGGCCCCCTCCCGTGGGCAGGTCACCCTGGACGGTCAACCCACCTGGCGCAACCCGGAGGTCTACCGACGGCTGGGGTTGGTCAGCGAGCGGGAGGCCGTGCACAGCTTCCTCACCGCGTACGAGTTCGTGCTGGCCACCGCGAAGCTGCACAAGCTGCCCGACCCGCAGGCGGCGGCCCGCCGGGCGATCGCCATGGTCGAGTTGGAGAGCGCGCAGGACCGCCGGATCGGCACCTACTCCAAGGGCATGCGGCAGCGTGCCCGGGTCGCCGCCTCCCTGGTGCACGACCCCCAGGTGCTGCTGCTGGACGAGCCCTTCAACGGCATGGACCCGCGTCAACGGCTGCACATGATGGAGTTGCTGCACTCCCTCGGCGACGCCGGCCGCACCATCCTGTTCAGCTCGCACATCCTGGAGGAGGTCGAGCAGGTCTCCGGGACCGTGCAGGTGATGGTCGCCGGACGGCTGGCCGCCTCCGGTGACTTCCGCACCATCCGTCGGCTGATGACCAACCGGCCGCACGTCTTCGCCATCCGCTCCACGGACGACCGGGCCCTGGCCGTGGCCCTGATGACCGAGCCCTCGGTGACCGGGGTGGAGTTGGGCCGTGACGGGCTGACCGTCCGGGCCGGCGACTACGGCGCCTTCACCCGGGTACTGCCGAAGGTCGCCCTGGCCCGGGGCGTACGGGTGCGTCAACTGCTGCCCGAGGACGAGTCCCTGGAGAGCGTCTTCTCCTACCTGGTGGAGGCCTGATGTCCACTGTCTGCTGGATCACCGCGCGCGGGCTGTTCGGGCGTCGCCGGTTCCTTCTGCTGCTGCCCCTGCCCCTGCTGTTGGTCGTACTGGCCGTGCTCTCCCGAGGGCTGGGGGTGCCAGCTGACTCCTGGGGGCCGCCGGTGCTGGTCGGCCTCGGGCTGGCCGTGGTGCTGCCGGTGGTCGCGTTGATCGTCGGCACCGGGGTGCTCGGTGCCGAGATCGACGACGGCACGGTCGTACACGTCCTGACCACCCCCTTGCCGCGTTGGCAGATCGTGCTGCCGAAGCTGGCCGTGGCGGTCGGCGCCACCGCGGCCACCGTGGGGGTGCCACTGTTCGCCGCCGGCCTGCTGGCCGACTCGGTACGCCTCGGACTGGGGCTGGCCGTCGCCGCCTCGGTGGGCGCCCTGGCCTACTCGGCGCTGTTCCTGGCGGCCAGCCTGCTGACCCGGCGGCCGGTCCTGCTCGGCCTGGTCTACGTGCTGATCTGGGAAGGGCTGCTCGGCAACGTGGTCACCGGCACCCGGGTGCTCTCCATCCAGCACTACGTGATCGCCCTGGCCGACCGGCTGGCCCCGACGAACCTGCTCGAAACGACG from Micromonospora sp. NBC_01739 includes:
- a CDS encoding ABC transporter ATP-binding protein, with protein sequence MTLIETESLTKVYGGGVTALSELTVTVQPGIVGLVGANGAGKSTLIKLLLGLLTPTRGRVRVLGMDPTTDPAGVRARVGYMPEHDCLPPDLSAAELVTHLGQISGLPRTAARERASEALRHVGLHEERHRPVGGYSTGMKQRVKLAQALVHDPDLLLLDEPTNGLDPAGRDAMLALVHRIGTEFGISVLVCSHLLGEVERICDTLVAIDGGRLLRADHIAAMTSTTDVLAVEVSEGTEALATRLAALDLPVSREGRLLLVPLADQQTYDLIIGAVADLDLPLHRLDQRRHRVAELFARREGSHV
- a CDS encoding ABC transporter permease; this translates as MSEPTGVIHDIGYQRYTGPRLGRRHVFGALYRHGVRTTFGLGRSAKAKIFPWLVVGIVLMVAASLTAISSQIGQSLMTYAQFADSMSWLVIFFVAVAAPELVSRDLRSGVLPLYFSRPLPTADYPLAKLLALVTALWLLLGAPQLLMFLGAAFTSDGMGAVWDELLDLLPGLLYAGLWAVVFASVGLLIASLTGKRAFAAGGIVAVFLMTTPIVGVLSILPSQAANQLAGIASPSTLVQGVGIWTMGDQLITEGEGGPDLGSFGPVYALVAVALVAAGVALLLARYRKVAAR
- a CDS encoding ABC transporter ATP-binding protein, whose translation is MTTTSNPAPATTSTLDLAGVSRWYGNVVAVNDVSMSLGPGVTGLLGPNGAGKTTLLHMMAGFLAPSRGQVTLDGQPTWRNPEVYRRLGLVSEREAVHSFLTAYEFVLATAKLHKLPDPQAAARRAIAMVELESAQDRRIGTYSKGMRQRARVAASLVHDPQVLLLDEPFNGMDPRQRLHMMELLHSLGDAGRTILFSSHILEEVEQVSGTVQVMVAGRLAASGDFRTIRRLMTNRPHVFAIRSTDDRALAVALMTEPSVTGVELGRDGLTVRAGDYGAFTRVLPKVALARGVRVRQLLPEDESLESVFSYLVEA
- a CDS encoding ABC transporter permease subunit; translated protein: MSTVCWITARGLFGRRRFLLLLPLPLLLVVLAVLSRGLGVPADSWGPPVLVGLGLAVVLPVVALIVGTGVLGAEIDDGTVVHVLTTPLPRWQIVLPKLAVAVGATAATVGVPLFAAGLLADSVRLGLGLAVAASVGALAYSALFLAASLLTRRPVLLGLVYVLIWEGLLGNVVTGTRVLSIQHYVIALADRLAPTNLLETTVSVPVAAVMTVLVCVGFTLLAINRLRSFSVAGETS